The Terriglobus tenax genome contains a region encoding:
- a CDS encoding YncE family protein, with amino-acid sequence MKMLAKAGAVLAAAASLVPLSGCGNTYRAVISSINPVGPATQPQKLLAVVSDPGNNQPGLITVVDFAGDTVLAVANIDPKPTYFDLLPASNGGTGYSLHASSTGTLLNNFDVSPTLKTNIVYSTTLFSDAQANALVATSAGAYVSEPGRSAIGQIVGGSPASLRQEYSVGANPQYVIGLSGSARYYAISQGTGTTGTAAAIETATSTISTSINVGTQPIYGVMSADGKRVFVVNKGSNNISVINAQANALDTAHPTLAVGTTPVWADTVSTINELLVLNQGSTTSSLSIINVPLCNANASTSNPNCDSTNPVDATDFGTVVATVPLGKNCTQVSALQDATRAYVMCDDDPTNSDASNGVVYVVNLTTNTVTARVKVSGHPNWITAVTGTPKGKVYTTARDSHLLTVIDTSTDTKYTTIDVLGNGVAVRRNAQ; translated from the coding sequence GGCCCGGCAACGCAGCCGCAAAAGCTGTTGGCCGTTGTTTCCGACCCTGGAAATAATCAGCCCGGCCTGATCACCGTGGTCGATTTCGCGGGTGACACGGTGCTGGCGGTGGCCAACATCGATCCGAAGCCCACGTATTTCGACCTGCTGCCTGCCAGCAACGGCGGTACGGGCTACTCGCTGCATGCGAGTTCGACGGGAACGCTGCTCAACAATTTCGATGTCTCTCCCACGCTGAAGACAAATATCGTCTACTCGACGACGCTGTTTTCCGATGCGCAGGCAAATGCCCTGGTGGCAACCTCCGCGGGCGCGTATGTCAGCGAGCCTGGCCGTTCTGCGATTGGCCAGATTGTCGGCGGTTCGCCGGCATCGCTGCGGCAGGAGTACAGCGTCGGCGCCAATCCGCAGTACGTGATCGGACTCTCCGGTTCGGCCCGCTACTATGCCATCAGCCAGGGTACGGGCACGACGGGAACCGCGGCGGCGATTGAGACGGCGACCTCCACGATTTCGACCTCCATCAATGTTGGAACGCAGCCGATCTACGGCGTGATGAGCGCTGACGGGAAGCGTGTCTTTGTCGTGAACAAGGGCAGCAACAACATCTCGGTCATCAATGCGCAGGCCAATGCGCTGGATACGGCGCACCCCACGCTTGCCGTGGGAACCACGCCTGTCTGGGCGGATACGGTTTCGACGATCAATGAGTTGCTGGTGCTGAACCAGGGATCGACGACCAGTTCGCTGAGCATCATCAATGTTCCGCTGTGCAATGCGAATGCTTCGACCAGCAATCCGAACTGCGACTCGACCAACCCGGTGGACGCGACGGACTTTGGAACGGTTGTAGCGACGGTACCGCTGGGCAAGAACTGCACGCAGGTCTCCGCTCTGCAGGATGCTACGCGTGCCTACGTGATGTGCGATGACGATCCGACGAATTCGGATGCGAGCAATGGCGTGGTGTATGTCGTGAACCTGACGACGAACACGGTGACCGCGCGTGTGAAGGTTTCGGGGCATCCGAACTGGATTACCGCCGTGACCGGAACGCCGAAGGGCAAGGTCTACACGACGGCCCGCGATTCGCACCTGCTGACGGTGATCGACACCAGCACCGACACCAAGTACACCACCATTGACGTGCTTGGAAATGGCGTTGCCGTTCGCCGGAACGCACAGTAA